A stretch of DNA from Bacteroidota bacterium:
ATTGTTAAGTGAAGTCCATTTTACTGTATCAGCCATGCAATCGTTTGTTTTAAAAACACCACCGTCATTAAAATTTATCAAAACATTAGGATCGGTAGCAAGGAAATCTATTTCGTGTTGGTCGGGATGGTGATTTTCGTAAACTGCCCAATTTGGTCTTTTTGTTCCAACTCCGTAGCCACCAATTTGTTTTGTGTTATTTGAGCTTGTAAAACCATCAGTAGAACGATAAAGATTTGTTCCTCCAATGAATAAAATGTTTGAGTCATTCGGTTTAAATTTTATTACCAAATTATAAGAACCTTGAGCATTAAAATCATCAAAACCTTTTTTTGCTTTAGCAGGAATATTCTCTGATAAATTTTGCCAAACACCATCATTTCCAAGCCCGTTATTTTTTACAAAAGTATATTTCCACAAGCTGTTCCAATCTTCAGTGCCTTTGTATCCTAAGCCAAGTTTTCCATTTTCGGGTGTGTGAGCCAGAAAATATATGGAATTTTCGTTTTGAGGATTTATCGCTATTACAATTCTTTCAAATCCTTCGGGAAAGCTGTCGGGTAAAATATTGTACCATGTTTCACCATCTTGGGAACGCCAAATTCCATTGTCGGGACCATCATCGCTCAACACAGCATAAACCACACCCTTAGGAGTTGTAATAACATTTGTATAATATGCAAAAGCCGATGTTGAACCACCAAGCTGTTTATTCCATGAATCGCCACCATCTGAACTTTTATAAATTGCTCCTAATGTTGCAGCATAAACAATATCTGATGTATTATTTGAATTATCAATTGCAATATTCCAGATTACATCCCACAACGCATCAAAGCTCAAATTACCTGATGATGTTTCGGCAAGAAGATTCCATGTTAGACCGCCATCAATTGATTTATACATTCCGTTTCCTGCATAAAAAGCACCCGGAGCACTTGCTGAATTTCCTGAGCCTTCACCTGTTCCATAGTACCAAATATTTGTTTTCCCATTTCTTTTGTCCTGAACAAGACAACTTACAGAATGCAGTTGATCGGCTGTAGTAATTTTATTCCAATTTTCCCCACCATCAGTTGTTCGCCACAAACCACCTGACACAGCTCCCGAAAGAATTACATTATCGTTAGTAACATCAATTGCTGCTCCTCTTGTTCTTCCTCCAACATTGTAAGGTCCACGGTGAATCCAGTTAAGATTTCTATAATTGATTGAATATTTTTGAAAACGACTTTTTGCAAATTCCAATTCTTTTTGTCTGATATTTCTTGGAATATTACCTGATTGAGGATTTTTTAATCTGTTGAATTCCCATTCAAATCGTGATTGTTGCTTGTTTGCACCTCTGATTCCTAAATCATTAAATGAAATAGGTTCTACGCTTTTATTGTTTTTAGAGTCATTTTTACCAATAAAAATAAATATGATAATTAAAAGTATAAGCAATGCTATTGTAATCAGTTTTTTCATTTGATTTCTTTTAAACTTCTCTGAAAGGATTCTTCTGTTAACACAAATTTAAGCATTTTTTTTGTGAATGAAATATGAGTTCTGATTTAGCAAAATTAGGAACTCAGGTTTTGAGTAAGTATAGAATTCTATGTTTAACTGTACTTAAAAAAACATCAATTCTTTGGACAATTAAAACAAAATGTTAACTTTGAGGAAAAAAAAATCAATTTAAAAACATTTGCAAGTAATAAATGATAATGAGATTACGATGGATATTCTACAAAATATAGATTCACTCAAAGAAAAGATAGATCAATTAAGACCAATAAGTCAAGATCTTGAAAAACAAATAATGCAAAAATTCAGGTTAGACTGGAATTTTCACTCTAATAATATTGAAGGGAATACATTAACTTTTGGAGAAACTAAAACATTTTTATTGCATGGAATTACAGCTAAAGGAAAGCCATTAAAAGACCATTTAGATATTAAAGGACATAATGAAGCATTGTTAATGCTTGAAGACATTGTAAAAAAAGAAACTGAAATTACTCAAAAGTTTATCAGGGAATTACATATAATTATTTTGCATGAGAGTTATTTTATGAAATCAAAAACTCCTGATGGGAAAATAGTTCCACGAAAAATAGAAGTTGGGAAATATAAAACACAGCCAAACCACGTTTTAACAGAAACAGGTGAAATGCACTATTTTGCAAGTCCTGAGGAAACAGCTGCAAAAATGCATGACCTAATTGAATGGTATAGAGAAGTTAGAAAAGATTTAAAAGGAAATAAAAAAAGTAATTATCACCCATTACTAATAGCCTCTATTTTTCATTATAAATTTATTGCAATACATCCTTTTGATGATGGAAATGGCAGGTTGGCAAGAATTTTAATGAACTTGATTTTAATGCAATACGGATATCCTCCTGTAATAATAAAAACAAAGGAAAAGGAAGATTATTATACAGCATTGAAAGAAGCGGATGGTGGAAATAAAGACTATTTTGTAAAATATATTGCTGAACAATTAATAAATTCATTAGAGTTGTATTTGAAAGGAGCAAGCGGTGAAGATATTGAAGATGAAACTGATATTGATAAAGAGATAGAACTTTTAAAAGCATCACTTAAGGGAGAAAAAGAAAAACTAACTATTACAAAAAAACAGAGCCGTGAGATTTATTATAATAATATAAAGCCTATTCTTTTAAAAGTTTTTAAAAAATTAGAAAAATTTGATGAGTTGTTCTTTGAAAAAGAAATAACTTGTTGGAGTTTTGGAGATGCCTTAATTGTTAATAATAAAGAGGGATTTTTCAAAGTATTTGAGGAAAGGTTTGATTCTGTTGAAATGGTTGTAGGCACTATAGGTTTTGAATATAAATGGAAGGAATTTAAAAAGACAGAAAGTTTAAATTTTGATTGTTATACATCTTTATTTTTTACTTATGAAAAATATAACTATTTAAAAATATATTCAAAGCAATCAGTATTTAAAGACATCTTTGTTCCTTATAAAAACCCTAAAATAAGCAATGATAGCATTATTTTGATTACAAATTCGTTGGCAAAAAATATATTAAATCAAATTTCTGAACATATAAAAGATGATAAAATCGTTAATTAATTGATTTATAAAATTTTGGATTTTTTCCATAAAATAAATCATCCAAAGGAGTAGCAATGCTTCTGAACAAAGAAGATTTTTCTATTCCTTTTCTGATAAAACGATGAAAGAAATTATTGGGATGAGAATAGGGACAAGTAGCCATGCATATTCCACAATCGGTTCCTATTGTATTCCAATAAGCAAAACATGCATCCTCCTTAAGTTTCCATTTCATTACTCCATTAATATCTTTTATGGCACCTAAAGGTATTGCATTTACAGGGCACACTTTAGCACATTTATTACATTTAGTGCAAAAATCAATTACCGATAAATCCTGAATTCTGTTATCTTTCATCAAAGGTAAATCTGTTGTGATAACTCCAATTCGCACTCTTGGTCCAAGTTTGGGAGTAATAAGAATGCTCATTCTTCCAATTTCGCCAAGCCCTGCATCGCGTGCTACCAAAGGACAAATTAGCTCGTAATTTCCGTCAATATGTGCTTTTGCAGAAAATCCCATTTTACGAATATTTTCAGCAATTGATGTAGCAATTTTTCCTGCATTAAAATATTGCCTTGCCGATTCAACAACTGTTGGTGCTTCGGGTGCAGCACGATTTAAATCCCTGTCCATTTCCACAGTAAAAGCAATCGCAATCTTATGAGTTTTTTTTATTTCTTCACCATATTTTCCACCTCTGCCTTTGTTGCTGTATAAATGGTAATCTTTTAATTCTGTGATACCTACAGAAACTGCTCCCTGCTCAAGAATTTTTTGTTTTATCGCTTTTGTTGAATTTTCAATTTTAATATTTTTCTTTTCTTTTGCTACAGTTCCATCAACAAGGGGGTAAAGTTCCTCCGTTTTGCTAAAATAATAATCTGCTTTTTCAAACAACTGTTTGTTATACTTTGAAGCTTTTGGAGACAATAATCCCGGTAGTGAGCGAATAGAATCATCAATTTTCTTTTTGCTAGGATTTGCTTTATAATATTCAAGGTAATTTTTTTCTCCTTTTATCAATTTATTTCTTGAGAAAACAACATCTCTCTCATCAAATCTTGACTTAGGGATATCATTAATTGCTTTAATATTTTTCCCAAAAAGTAAGACAAAAACAAGGAGTAACAAGAATATAATTCCTATTAAAACATAAACTAAAATTGATTGATAGGGGAAATTAGTTATTGCGAGAAGAAAAAAAGCTAAAGGTGTAACAAACATTAAAATTATTGAAATCCAAAATGCTCGTTTTTCTTTTTCCACTAATGAAAAAACACTAATAATAAACATATTTAGAAATAGAAATATTCCAACAATAAGATTAAAAATGACAGGGAAAGAAAAATCTATATTCGTTAACTGCATTATTAGTAATTACACCTTTTGTGTGTTTTCTCCTTAGGTATTGTAAAAAAAACTCAAATCCATTTTGGTAGCTTTGAACCCAACTTGCCTTCTAATTCTTGTCTTCATCGTTTTCTTTTAAATAATGAATATGTTTTCTTAAAGTTGCCGATAAAAGAATTGAAGAAATAAGAATAATCAAAATTATTAAGAGTGATAATGAGATTGAAAATTCATAACCGAAAATTTCTGCTAACATTTTAGCACCGATAAATACTAAGACAATTGATATTCCTTGTTGTAAAAATTTGAATCTGTTAATAACATTTCTTAAAAGAAAAAACATTGAACGCAATCCCATTATTGCAAAAATATTGGATGTATAAATTACGAAAGTATCTTGAGTGATTGAAAAAACTGCAGGAATGGAATCCAGTGCAAAAATAATGTCTGTGGATTCAATAACAACAATTACAAGAAATAGTACTGTAAAATGTCTTACTCCATTTTCTTTTATTATTATCTTCCCTGAATCTTTGTCGGGTGAAAATTTGAAATGTCTTGTTAAATATTTGTAAAGTATGTTGTCGTCAGGATTGAATTTTTTATCTTCTTTTGTAAAAAATAGTTTTACTCCTGTATAAACTAGGACTGCCCCAAAAATGTATAGAATCCAACTAAACTGTTCAACGAGCATTCCTCCGATAAAAATAAATAATGCTCTAAAAATTACAGCACCAAGTATCCCGTAAACAAGAATTTTATGGTAATGTTTTTTCTTAATATCAAAAAAATTAAGAATTATAATGAAAACAAAAATGTTGTCAATGGAAAGTGATTTTTCAGTAACGTATGTTGTAAGGTATTCAATAGCTTCTTTTTTGCCAATATATAAATAAATAAGATAATTGAATGCAAAAGAAATAACTACCCAAAAAATTGTTTGATAAAGAGCTTCTTTAAATTTTATTTCATGTGCTTTGCGGTTAAAAATGCCGAGATCAAAGAACATGAATAAAATAATAATACTGGCAAAAATTATGTAGAGAATATGTTCGTAATGAATTTTGTCAGCCATATAATTTGTTTAAATGTAAAAAAAAGTTATTTTAAAATATCCATAGTTGCATCTAAATACATAAAAACATCTTGCGGATGTGCTGTTTCACTTTTTTTATCACGTTTTTCACCAAGCCTTACAACAACTGCATTTTTATGTGGAATTATAAATATATATTGTCCGAGAATTCCTCTAAAATAAGGTATTTCAAATCCTTTATGATTAATTATCCAAAATTGGTATCCATAAAAATTAACTTCTTTTCCTTTTTTTGTTTTTAAATAAGTAGCAGGAGAGCTAGCTTCTTTTATGTATTTTTTTGAAATAACTTGTTTTTCGTTCCATTTACCATTGTTTAAAACTAATTGACCTAAGCGTGCATAATCTCTTGCATTTGAATTAAAACAGCAATAGGCTTTTTCTGTTCCACCTTTTTTATCGGTACTCCATAAAGCATCATTTTTGGCTCCAATAACTTGCCATATTTTTTCAGAGGCATAAGTGCTTAGGCTTTTGCCTGTTACTTTCTTTAGGATTGAGGCGAGTATTTGGGTGTTGCAACTGTAATATTTAAACTCTTTTCCTGGCTCTTCAACAACATCAAGTTTTAGTACAAATTCTTCAATATTTTTTCCATAATAAAGCTTTGTTGTTTTTGAAAAAGGTGAAGCATATCTTTCATCCCAATCTAATGCAGAACTCATTGTTAAAAGGTCTTTGATAGTTAATTCTGCGTTTTCACCATTGTTAAAATTGTCAATAAAATCACCGACAGCTTGGTTAACACTTTTGATTTTACCTTCATCAATTGCAATTCCTATTAGTAAACTGACAATTGTTTTTGCCATTGAAAATGAATTTGAATACGAGTTCTCATTGTATGAATCCCAATATTTTTCGTATTGAATTTCTTTATTTTGAATTACAAGAAAAGCTTTTGTTTCTAATTTTTCAAATTCTTTTAAGTATTTATTATCTAATTTTTGTTTGTTAATATTTTCTGATATTTTCCATGCTTGATAATTTCCAGCTTTAACAGTGTTGTTGCTAAAGATTTTGTAATCATCAATATCGGGAGTAAAATATTTTATGCCTTGCTTTAAGTGAAAGGGAAGAATTAAATAAATAACAATTAGAAATAATATTATCCCTCCTGATATTTTTAATATTCGATGTTTTTTCATTTTTTAAAATGATTAATAAAATTAGCTTCTTGTAATTTTTATATAAAAATCATTGTTTAATCAAAAACAAACATAGTGTATTTTTTTTAATTAAAACTTTGTGAAATAAAAAAAATGTTCCACTTCATTTATTTGTCATAATTATACATTGGATCCCAAGGAGGTAGCATAATTGCTTTTTGTTCAAGAATTTTTAGAATTTTCTTTGAAACAAATTCCTTTTTAATTACAACTCTAAACATGTATTCATCAAACCATTCATCTGTCATAGCAAGGTATCCATTGTGTCCTGCCGAAGCTCCCCAGCTATTTTCAAGTAACCATTTGCTAGTATTTCCTTTTTCGTCAATGTCCACTCCAATCAATGCCATACCATGTGATGAGCCACTTTCAAATGTTTGTATCCTTTGTTTTTTATTCATTCCGAAATTTACTCCGAATAGTGAATTATAATCATAGTTGTTGATGTCAAGTGTGCCTGCATTTCTATCTAAAAATTTTCCAACATCGCATGAAAAATACATTGCATTATCGTTGATAATTGATTGCTTTGCAAATTCTTTAATTTCATTTGTAGGTAAATTTATGTAGTTCCAATTAGTGCCTTCCTGAATACTTCTGTCAAGTTCAACATTGTAAAGTTTGTGATATTTGCGAGTAGGGTCGTTCATAAACATAACATACTGTGAAAGTTCAACACCAACTGCTTCTTTGTAAAATTCTTTGGGAGTATATTTTTTTGCAATGCTTAATTTCCCGTTTTTATCTTTATATCTCCATGTAAATTCTTGTGGTGGTTCGCCAAGATTTATTGCAAGTAATTTATAAATTTCAGTCAGCATTTCTTTTTTCGCAGTTTGAATGCTTTCTGCACTTTTGCTGTTTTTATGCATTTCCCTAAGTTTTAATGCATCTTCTTTTAGCTTTTTGCTAATAAATTTTGACATGTAACGGGTGTTTTCACTACTGTGAGTTTCGGGCATAGCACTCATTGGTACAAGTCCGTATTTTGCAATGTTGTCAGAAAATGTTGTCCACTGTCCACCGTCATTTATAGGATGTTTTATTAGCCATTCAACTTTTTTGTCATCAAGATTTTTATCTGCTGTAGCAATAATAGCTTCAAGAAAAAGATTTGATTTTTCCAATTGGTCATAA
This window harbors:
- a CDS encoding sialidase family protein — its product is MKKLITIALLILLIIIFIFIGKNDSKNNKSVEPISFNDLGIRGANKQQSRFEWEFNRLKNPQSGNIPRNIRQKELEFAKSRFQKYSINYRNLNWIHRGPYNVGGRTRGAAIDVTNDNVILSGAVSGGLWRTTDGGENWNKITTADQLHSVSCLVQDKRNGKTNIWYYGTGEGSGNSASAPGAFYAGNGMYKSIDGGLTWNLLAETSSGNLSFDALWDVIWNIAIDNSNNTSDIVYAATLGAIYKSSDGGDSWNKQLGGSTSAFAYYTNVITTPKGVVYAVLSDDGPDNGIWRSQDGETWYNILPDSFPEGFERIVIAINPQNENSIYFLAHTPENGKLGLGYKGTEDWNSLWKYTFVKNNGLGNDGVWQNLSENIPAKAKKGFDDFNAQGSYNLVIKFKPNDSNILFIGGTNLYRSTDGFTSSNNTKQIGGYGVGTKRPNWAVYENHHPDQHEIDFLATDPNVLINFNDGGVFKTNDCMADTVKWTSLNNGYLTTQLYTVNFEKEATNDILIAGFQDNGNYFVNSDNEKASWTMPLNGDGSYSAIAPDREFYIFSTQLGKMAKMTLDNDGNRTAFARIDPIGGKNYQFINPFVIDPNDKNILYLP
- a CDS encoding Fic family protein, translated to MDILQNIDSLKEKIDQLRPISQDLEKQIMQKFRLDWNFHSNNIEGNTLTFGETKTFLLHGITAKGKPLKDHLDIKGHNEALLMLEDIVKKETEITQKFIRELHIIILHESYFMKSKTPDGKIVPRKIEVGKYKTQPNHVLTETGEMHYFASPEETAAKMHDLIEWYREVRKDLKGNKKSNYHPLLIASIFHYKFIAIHPFDDGNGRLARILMNLILMQYGYPPVIIKTKEKEDYYTALKEADGGNKDYFVKYIAEQLINSLELYLKGASGEDIEDETDIDKEIELLKASLKGEKEKLTITKKQSREIYYNNIKPILLKVFKKLEKFDELFFEKEITCWSFGDALIVNNKEGFFKVFEERFDSVEMVVGTIGFEYKWKEFKKTESLNFDCYTSLFFTYEKYNYLKIYSKQSVFKDIFVPYKNPKISNDSIILITNSLAKNILNQISEHIKDDKIVN
- a CDS encoding reductive dehalogenase domain-containing protein: MQLTNIDFSFPVIFNLIVGIFLFLNMFIISVFSLVEKEKRAFWISIILMFVTPLAFFLLAITNFPYQSILVYVLIGIIFLLLLVFVLLFGKNIKAINDIPKSRFDERDVVFSRNKLIKGEKNYLEYYKANPSKKKIDDSIRSLPGLLSPKASKYNKQLFEKADYYFSKTEELYPLVDGTVAKEKKNIKIENSTKAIKQKILEQGAVSVGITELKDYHLYSNKGRGGKYGEEIKKTHKIAIAFTVEMDRDLNRAAPEAPTVVESARQYFNAGKIATSIAENIRKMGFSAKAHIDGNYELICPLVARDAGLGEIGRMSILITPKLGPRVRIGVITTDLPLMKDNRIQDLSVIDFCTKCNKCAKVCPVNAIPLGAIKDINGVMKWKLKEDACFAYWNTIGTDCGICMATCPYSHPNNFFHRFIRKGIEKSSLFRSIATPLDDLFYGKNPKFYKSIN
- a CDS encoding TerC/Alx family metal homeostasis membrane protein, with the translated sequence MADKIHYEHILYIIFASIIILFMFFDLGIFNRKAHEIKFKEALYQTIFWVVISFAFNYLIYLYIGKKEAIEYLTTYVTEKSLSIDNIFVFIIILNFFDIKKKHYHKILVYGILGAVIFRALFIFIGGMLVEQFSWILYIFGAVLVYTGVKLFFTKEDKKFNPDDNILYKYLTRHFKFSPDKDSGKIIIKENGVRHFTVLFLVIVVIESTDIIFALDSIPAVFSITQDTFVIYTSNIFAIMGLRSMFFLLRNVINRFKFLQQGISIVLVFIGAKMLAEIFGYEFSISLSLLIILIILISSILLSATLRKHIHYLKENDEDKN
- a CDS encoding serine hydrolase, with the protein product MKKHRILKISGGIILFLIVIYLILPFHLKQGIKYFTPDIDDYKIFSNNTVKAGNYQAWKISENINKQKLDNKYLKEFEKLETKAFLVIQNKEIQYEKYWDSYNENSYSNSFSMAKTIVSLLIGIAIDEGKIKSVNQAVGDFIDNFNNGENAELTIKDLLTMSSALDWDERYASPFSKTTKLYYGKNIEEFVLKLDVVEEPGKEFKYYSCNTQILASILKKVTGKSLSTYASEKIWQVIGAKNDALWSTDKKGGTEKAYCCFNSNARDYARLGQLVLNNGKWNEKQVISKKYIKEASSPATYLKTKKGKEVNFYGYQFWIINHKGFEIPYFRGILGQYIFIIPHKNAVVVRLGEKRDKKSETAHPQDVFMYLDATMDILK
- a CDS encoding C1 family peptidase — its product is MKKISQLFVLVILSSFFIQGYAQNNGSISDKMLDEFRKTLEKENITALQNAISNNSINKLAKNQKNAGKVDHYFSHKVKTSGITNQKSSGRCWLFTGLNVFRPVVMNKYNLSKFEFSEAYSFFYDQLEKSNLFLEAIIATADKNLDDKKVEWLIKHPINDGGQWTTFSDNIAKYGLVPMSAMPETHSSENTRYMSKFISKKLKEDALKLREMHKNSKSAESIQTAKKEMLTEIYKLLAINLGEPPQEFTWRYKDKNGKLSIAKKYTPKEFYKEAVGVELSQYVMFMNDPTRKYHKLYNVELDRSIQEGTNWNYINLPTNEIKEFAKQSIINDNAMYFSCDVGKFLDRNAGTLDINNYDYNSLFGVNFGMNKKQRIQTFESGSSHGMALIGVDIDEKGNTSKWLLENSWGASAGHNGYLAMTDEWFDEYMFRVVIKKEFVSKKILKILEQKAIMLPPWDPMYNYDK